The Campylobacter concisus DNA window AATAAGCTATTTTGGCTATAAATTTAAAATTTACAGCCAAGAAAATTTAAGAGATTATTTCAGAGATTAGCGTATCGATTGCTAAATTTGTAGCCTTATTTATCGTATCAAAAATAGTACTTGAGCTTGGATCTGGACAAAAAATTTCTTTTGTGATCATGCCAGATTTTAGCGAAGTGTTTGCATTAAACAGCTCATAAGCTAGCGAGACTTCGGCTTTGTCGCCTCTTATCTGAAGAGAGATAATGCTAACTTTTAGTCTAAGATCCTTTGCATTTGGCGAAAATATCGGCTTAGCAGCACAGTTTGAATAAAGCCCTTTTACAAGTGACTTATAGACCATTTCGCTTGGTTCAGATACAAATTTAGCGTCGCTTAGATATCTAATTTTATTATTTTCAGCTACGATCAAAATTTTTCTAGTATCGACCATATCAAGAGCGCTTACATTTTCGATGAAGACATTCTTTAGCTCTTTTTGCTTATTTTCAGCTGAGCAAGCCTTATTTGAATAGTGAATTTCATACATCGTTGCAACTGGCACATCTGTCTTTAGCGAGCAGCCAAGAAATAAAAGCGTAGCCGTTAGAAAGATTAAATTTCTCATTTTTTATCTCCTTTGTCATTTGGCACTGGATTTGTGAAGAAAAACTCGTAAGGATTGTCTTCAAGCCTTTGAAGCGCGCCTCTAAATTCGCGAAGCGTCTTATCAAATCCATTTAAAAAATCACTCGCTTCTCTTAATAACGGCCCAACTGTATTTCTAAGGTCGTATTCACCATCTTTAGCCTTTTTAGTGATGAGATCTTGCAGCGAATTATATCCGGTGATAGCCGAATTTGCCGACACAAAGACTTGGTTCGCATTTGAAATTAGTCTATTTAAATTTTTAACCAGTTCTTTTGTATCGGTTTTGTTTAAAGTATCTGTAAAATTTTTCACATTTTTAACGATACTATCAACCTCGCTTAATCCCTCTTCGTCTGTTAAAACTTGTGTAAATTTATCGATATTTTTAAGGACTGACTCTACGTGAGCAATATTTTCAGGCGAGAAAAAGTTATCGACTTTATCAAGTGTTTGATTTATCTTTAAAGTAATGTTTTCAGCGTTGTTTCCAAGCTTTGAAAAGAGGCTCTCTTCAAGCTGTAAGATAGGCTTTTGACCTGATGCAAAGTCTTTCGTGCCACGGCTTATATTTATACTAGCCACACCGCTAATAGCTTGAACTTCGATACTTGCTACACTATCAGCCTTTATCGGCAGATCCTCTCTTATCTTCATAGTGATGTTTATGAGAGCGTTTTTATCATCGACAAAATTTATATCGCTAACACTTCCTGCTGGCACACCGATAAATTTAACTGTTGAATCAACCTTTAATCCACTTGGTAGCTCGGTTGTGTGGATGTAGTACTCTTTAAAATCAACCTTTGTATTATTTTTACTAGTCATCCACCAGATAAATATCGCAAATGCTGTAAGGCAAGCCATAAAAAACATGCCGACAATAGTATAAGAATTTCTATTTTCCATCTATTTTTTCCTCATTTTAAATAGCTCTTCAAGTGGATTGTTTTTAAGATATTCAAGCTCTTTTATATTTCCCTCAAAGGCTATTTTTTTGTTATCTATTATCAAAAATCTATCCAAAATATCAAAAATACTATCAGCATCGTGCGTTACCATGACAACGGTCACGCCGATACTATCACGAAGCTCTTTTATGAGTGCATCCATCTGACGTGAGCTAACAGGATCAAGGCCACTATTTGGCTCATCTAAAAATAGCACCCTTGGACTTAGCACCAAAGCTCTTGCTAGCGCAGCACGCTTTTTCATACCGCCACTTAGCTCGCTTGGATAGAGCATCGAGACCTCTTTTTTTAGCCCCACCTTTTGTATCCAAAACATCGCGATCTCATCGATCTGGCGCTTGTTAAATTTAGAGTACTCATGAAGCAAAACACCCACGTTATCAAGTATCGTCATCGAGCTATAAAGTGCGCCAAACTGAAACATCGTTCCACTTTTTAACTTTATCTCTTGCTGCTCATCTTGACTACTTTTCCACATATTGACGCCATCAAAAAATATATCGCCCTCGCTTGGCTTTTTTAGATATATCATCGTCTTCATAAGCGTCGTTTTGCCAGCGCCACTACCACCTAAAAAGCCATAAATTTCAGCCTCTTTGATGCTCCAGCTCACATTATCGTGCATTATCTTATCGCCATAACTTGTCGTTATGTTTTTTCCAACTATTATCTCGTTCATATCTTTAGCCACATAAAAATTATCGCGAAAAACGCATCAAGCGCGATAACCCAAAATATCGCATTTACAACGCTAACTGTTGTCATTGCTCCAAGGCTTTGGGCGTTTTGGCTCACACCAAATCCCCTCATACACCCAATGATCGCTATCACCGCGCCAAAAAATGGAGCCTTTATCATACCAACAGCAAAGTGCCTAAGCTCAACCATCTCGCGAAATCTATTTAAATAGTCGCTAAAGCTGATATCAAGTATCGTTTGGCAAATGATCATCTGTCCTAAGATGCTTATCGCGTCAGCTATAAAGATAATGACAGGCACACAAAGCACCATGGCGATGATGCGTGGCAAGACCAAGAAGTTAAATGGCTCAAAGCCCATTGTCTTCATCGCGTCTATCTCCTCAGTTAGCTTCATAGCGCCAATTTGAGCAGTAAAACTAGAGGCTGATCTACCCGCGATGACGATAGCAGCGATGAGTGGGGCCACCTCTCTAAGCGTTAGCATACCCATGATCTCTACTATAAATATACTTGCCCCAAAGCTTGCAAGCATCGCACTGCCAAGATAGGCAAGCACAACACCTATCAAAAAAGCAGTGAGGGATACGATAAAAACGGCATTTACGCCGCCATCTTTTATATAGTTACTAAATTCCCTAAATCTAAGACTGGCTGGATTAAATAAAATTTTTACGCTTTTTATTAAAAATTCGCCCAAGAACGTGCCAAACTCAGCTAAATTCACAAAACCTTCACAAATTTTTTCACCGAGTCGTGAGAAGAAATTTAGACTATTGTGCGGCGGCATATAGTTAAAATCAATCTTTTCATCATTTAAAAGATCGCCCATTGCCTTTATCTTTTCATCATTTGTAATGATCTCAAATTTCTTACCATTTAGTGCATTTCTTAAAAGTATCAAAACAGCGTAATCAATGCTTTTTAGCTCACTAAAATCAAATTTAATATTGCCGTTAAGTTTTTGGATTTTTTTAAAAATGCTTTGTAAATTTTTTGCGTCTTTATAGCTAAACTCACCTATAAATTTTATAGTCTGAGCGCTATTTGCGACTACAAAAATGATATCATTTTTATTTTGCAAAAAGTTCCTTTGCCTTAAAATTTCTAGATTATATTATAAATTTTGTTAAAATAAAAAATCAGAAAATAAGGGATAACAATGAAATTTGAAGTTATAAAAAAAGATAAAAACGCAAGGCGTGGTATCCTAACAACTGCCCATAGCGTGATACAAACGCCAGTTTTCATGCCAGTTGGCACGGTTGGTGCGGTTAAAAGCTTAGACGCCTTTGATATGAGTGAAATTTTAGACGCAAAGATAATCTTAGCGAACACCTACCACATGTATCTGCGCCCCGGAAGCAAGGTCGTGCGCGAGTTTGGCGGGCTTCATGGATTTTCTAAGTTTGAGCGCTCTTTTTTAACAGATAGCGGTGGATTTCAGGCATTTTCGCTTAGGTCAAACACTAAAAACGATGATGGTGGGATAAAATTTAAAAGCCACATCGACGGCAGCACGCACTATTTTACGCCAAAGTCCGTTCTTGATACGCAATACGATCTAGGTAGCGACATTATGATGATACTTGATGATTTGGTTGCCCTACCTGCTGAGCCAAAGAGGATCGATCTAAGCATAAAGCGAACGATAAAATGGGCAAAAGAGGCGATTGATTATCATAAATTTATGCAAAGTAAAGGCGTTGGCTTAGAGCAAAACATCTTTGGTATCGTTCAAGGAGGCACTGATTATGAGGCACGTAAATTTTGCGCCGAAGCTTTAAATGAGCTGTCATTTGATGGCCTTGCAATAGGAGGACTAAGCGTTGGCGAGAGCAACGAGGCGATGTATGACACTGTTGAGGCGGTTATGCCATTTATGGATGAGCTAAGGCCGCGTTATCTAATGGGCGTTGGCACGCCAGAGGATCTCGTAGAAAACGTGGAGCGAGGCGTTGATATGTTTGACTGCGTCATGCCAACAAGAAACGCAAGAAACGGCACGCTCTTTACTAGCTTTGGCAAGATAAATATAAAATCAGCTAAATTTATAAACGACCACGCGCCAATTGACCCGCAGTGTCAGTGCTATACCTGCAAACGCTACTCCAGAGGCTATCTAAATCACCTTTTTAAGGCAAGAGAGCTCACATTTTTTAGGCTAGCAAGCCTTCACAACCTGCACTACTATCTAAATTTGATGAAAGAGATGAGAGAGGCAATAGAAAGAGGCGAATTTACTAAATTTAAGAGAAATTTTTATGCTAAAAGGGTAAAAAATGAGCTATAAAAGTTCAGTTTGTGGATATTTTTATGGCGATGAATACGACTATATTTTGCTTGTTTCTTTCACGCAAAAACAAAGCTATAAATTTTTATTTAAAAATGGCAAAATTTATAAAGAAGACTTTGATCACGAATGTGATAAAAACGAGTTTGAAACAGCTCTTAAAAAGCTATGCAATGAATATGTAAATAAAATTTTAGAGCATCAAGAAGAACTAAACGAGTATGAAAAAATTTACGCTAGTCGAAAAAACTTTAACAAATTTATCAAAAGACACCACTTCTTAAAATACGAGATTAGAAAATTTCAAAACAAGATATCTCACTTTTATGAGACCCTTTCGATTTGTCAAAGCGAGCAACAAAATTTAAAAAAAGAGCTTAAAAATAGTACTCATGAGGCAAATGTTTTTAGAACAATGGCCAATGAGTATGCCTGCAGAATAGATGATATTTATACATTTATACAAAGTATAAAAAATGACAAAATCAATCAAAATATTTACATTTTGACAATGATATCAGCTGTAATGCTACCACTAAATCTGATAACTGGGTTTTTTGGCATGAATACACAAGGCTTGCCATTTAATGAAACTAAAAATGCTACTATGATAGTTGTATCAATAATGTTTGGAGTAATTCTTTGTTGTGTTATTTTTTTATTTTGGTATACAAATAAGAAGAAGTAGAAAATAAATAAATTTAGTATATAAGGTATCTGAAACTTTATATAGAAATTTTTATATATTTTAAATTTTTATAGCCTAGCGGTAAAAACAATAAAAATAAATAGATCTTTATTAATATTAAAATGATAAAAATATTTAAAAAAATTAAATTTAATAAAGAATATTAAAAGTCCTGAATAGACTTCAGGACAGATAGTAAGACTACTTTCTAAGTTCGCGAATCTTAGCAGCTTTACCACGAAGGTCACGTAGATAGAATAATTTAGCTCTTCTAACACGACCTTTTCTAAGAACTTTTATCTCTTCAATTGAGTCACTAAAAATTGGGAAAATTCTCTCAACGCCAACACTATTAGCGCCAATTTTTCTAATGATAAATGTTTCGCCGGTACCGCTACCACGTCTAGCTATACAAATACCTTCAAAATTTTGAATTCTAGTTTTATCGCCTTCGTGAATACGAGTAGCAACACGCAATGTATCTCCTGCACGGAAGTCAGGAATATTTTTACTAGCAATTTGAGCATTTTCAAATGCTTCAATGTATTTATTTCTCATGTTTTTCCTTATTTATGTGGCTTAAGCTTTTGATATAAATCAGGGCGAAAGAACCTTGTTTTGCAGTGAGCCATCTTATTTTTTAAAGTGTGGATTTTAGCATGGTTACCCTTTAAAAACTCTGAAACCACAAAGATTGATCTAAAATTATCAGGCTTTGTAAAAGATGGGGCTTCAAGCAAATTATCCTCAAAACTCTCAACTTCAAGGCTCATATCGTTTCCTAAAACTCCAGGTACATTTCTTGATATTGCATCGCTCATACAAAGCGCAGGAAGCTCTCCACCAGTTAAAACAAAATCACCTATACAAAAAACTTCATCTGCCCAAAGCTCAACAACTCGTTCATCAAGACCTTCATATCTACTGCAAACAAAACAAATGTGATCTTTTTTAGAAAGCCTCTTTGCATCATTTTGATTAAATCTTTTACCAACTGGCGTCAAAAATATCACGTGAGTATTTTTATCTTTTGCTTTTAGAAATTTGATCGACTCATCCAAAGGCTGTGGAAACATCAAAAGCCCTGCTCCGCCTCCGATCATATAATCATCAACTTTATTATGCTTATCTTTAGTAAAATTTCTTGGATTTATAAAATCGATTTCAATAAATTTATTACTAATCGCACGTTTTAAAATAGAATCACAAAAATAAGGTTTAACTAAATTTTCAAAAAGTGTAATAAATGTAAATTTCATGAATTTTCTAAAATGGATATAGCACCTTTTACCAAAATCTCTTCATTATCTAAATTTACACTTATAATAAAATGCTCTAAATATGGAATGTAAAAATTCTTTGGATTGCCGCTCATAATAAGCTTTTCATCTGTTTTTATGTATAAAAGTGAATTTGCAAAATTATCTTGGATATCTTCTACAATACCCAAAATTTCACCATTTTCTATAACTTTTAAGCCAATAATATCAAACTGAAAAAATTCATTTTTTTTTAATTTGCAGTTTTTTCTAGTGAGCTCTTTTGTGGTGTATATAGTTCTATTTACAAGCGCTTTAGCAAGATCTAAGTCATCAAAATTTTCAAACAAAACCAGTTCTTTTTGTCTATTGTAGTCTTTTATAGTCAGCTGATCATTGTTTTTGTCAAAAAAGGTTGCACCTTTTTTAAACTGTTCTGGGAAGTCGCTCTTATTGTGAAGCTTTAAATAGCCCTTTAAACCAACACATCTTCCGATGGTAGCGACTTCAACAATATCACTATTCAATAGCTTTTACCG harbors:
- a CDS encoding CorA family divalent cation transporter; translation: MSYKSSVCGYFYGDEYDYILLVSFTQKQSYKFLFKNGKIYKEDFDHECDKNEFETALKKLCNEYVNKILEHQEELNEYEKIYASRKNFNKFIKRHHFLKYEIRKFQNKISHFYETLSICQSEQQNLKKELKNSTHEANVFRTMANEYACRIDDIYTFIQSIKNDKINQNIYILTMISAVMLPLNLITGFFGMNTQGLPFNETKNATMIVVSIMFGVILCCVIFLFWYTNKKK
- a CDS encoding MlaD family protein, encoding MENRNSYTIVGMFFMACLTAFAIFIWWMTSKNNTKVDFKEYYIHTTELPSGLKVDSTVKFIGVPAGSVSDINFVDDKNALINITMKIREDLPIKADSVASIEVQAISGVASINISRGTKDFASGQKPILQLEESLFSKLGNNAENITLKINQTLDKVDNFFSPENIAHVESVLKNIDKFTQVLTDEEGLSEVDSIVKNVKNFTDTLNKTDTKELVKNLNRLISNANQVFVSANSAITGYNSLQDLITKKAKDGEYDLRNTVGPLLREASDFLNGFDKTLREFRGALQRLEDNPYEFFFTNPVPNDKGDKK
- the trmD gene encoding tRNA (guanosine(37)-N1)-methyltransferase TrmD — translated: MKFTFITLFENLVKPYFCDSILKRAISNKFIEIDFINPRNFTKDKHNKVDDYMIGGGAGLLMFPQPLDESIKFLKAKDKNTHVIFLTPVGKRFNQNDAKRLSKKDHICFVCSRYEGLDERVVELWADEVFCIGDFVLTGGELPALCMSDAISRNVPGVLGNDMSLEVESFEDNLLEAPSFTKPDNFRSIFVVSEFLKGNHAKIHTLKNKMAHCKTRFFRPDLYQKLKPHK
- a CDS encoding MlaE family ABC transporter permease, with the protein product MQNKNDIIFVVANSAQTIKFIGEFSYKDAKNLQSIFKKIQKLNGNIKFDFSELKSIDYAVLILLRNALNGKKFEIITNDEKIKAMGDLLNDEKIDFNYMPPHNSLNFFSRLGEKICEGFVNLAEFGTFLGEFLIKSVKILFNPASLRFREFSNYIKDGGVNAVFIVSLTAFLIGVVLAYLGSAMLASFGASIFIVEIMGMLTLREVAPLIAAIVIAGRSASSFTAQIGAMKLTEEIDAMKTMGFEPFNFLVLPRIIAMVLCVPVIIFIADAISILGQMIICQTILDISFSDYLNRFREMVELRHFAVGMIKAPFFGAVIAIIGCMRGFGVSQNAQSLGAMTTVSVVNAIFWVIALDAFFAIIFMWLKI
- a CDS encoding ABC-type transport auxiliary lipoprotein family protein, which codes for MRNLIFLTATLLFLGCSLKTDVPVATMYEIHYSNKACSAENKQKELKNVFIENVSALDMVDTRKILIVAENNKIRYLSDAKFVSEPSEMVYKSLVKGLYSNCAAKPIFSPNAKDLRLKVSIISLQIRGDKAEVSLAYELFNANTSLKSGMITKEIFCPDPSSSTIFDTINKATNLAIDTLISEIIS
- the rplS gene encoding 50S ribosomal protein L19, which codes for MRNKYIEAFENAQIASKNIPDFRAGDTLRVATRIHEGDKTRIQNFEGICIARRGSGTGETFIIRKIGANSVGVERIFPIFSDSIEEIKVLRKGRVRRAKLFYLRDLRGKAAKIRELRK
- a CDS encoding ABC transporter ATP-binding protein, translated to MNEIIVGKNITTSYGDKIMHDNVSWSIKEAEIYGFLGGSGAGKTTLMKTMIYLKKPSEGDIFFDGVNMWKSSQDEQQEIKLKSGTMFQFGALYSSMTILDNVGVLLHEYSKFNKRQIDEIAMFWIQKVGLKKEVSMLYPSELSGGMKKRAALARALVLSPRVLFLDEPNSGLDPVSSRQMDALIKELRDSIGVTVVMVTHDADSIFDILDRFLIIDNKKIAFEGNIKELEYLKNNPLEELFKMRKK
- the tgt gene encoding tRNA guanosine(34) transglycosylase Tgt: MKFEVIKKDKNARRGILTTAHSVIQTPVFMPVGTVGAVKSLDAFDMSEILDAKIILANTYHMYLRPGSKVVREFGGLHGFSKFERSFLTDSGGFQAFSLRSNTKNDDGGIKFKSHIDGSTHYFTPKSVLDTQYDLGSDIMMILDDLVALPAEPKRIDLSIKRTIKWAKEAIDYHKFMQSKGVGLEQNIFGIVQGGTDYEARKFCAEALNELSFDGLAIGGLSVGESNEAMYDTVEAVMPFMDELRPRYLMGVGTPEDLVENVERGVDMFDCVMPTRNARNGTLFTSFGKINIKSAKFINDHAPIDPQCQCYTCKRYSRGYLNHLFKARELTFFRLASLHNLHYYLNLMKEMREAIERGEFTKFKRNFYAKRVKNEL
- the rimM gene encoding ribosome maturation factor RimM (Essential for efficient processing of 16S rRNA), coding for MNSDIVEVATIGRCVGLKGYLKLHNKSDFPEQFKKGATFFDKNNDQLTIKDYNRQKELVLFENFDDLDLAKALVNRTIYTTKELTRKNCKLKKNEFFQFDIIGLKVIENGEILGIVEDIQDNFANSLLYIKTDEKLIMSGNPKNFYIPYLEHFIISVNLDNEEILVKGAISILENS